In Chloroherpetonaceae bacterium, one DNA window encodes the following:
- a CDS encoding DUF6175 family protein — translation MPAPLNFFRFRPLNIRSLFTKMLSGLYIVLLSACASTTSSLFFPRPIQAQMPRSTEAVFVEVYDAANVTIRAKGIGKDVDEATADAQKCAVYFMLFKATDRILQTAAEEDAFKGVQDQFFGTEALNASNAIAWTGEEILSRVKMSNGNIRIERLVRINTENLKKFLASLGAVASQSDLTDSQSNPFIMVLPSVAKGESPIDAMAKNPQLKTAATVIESFLTNRRYQVRVPEQQDAVSDLARAVGSVKGVGEDITYQLVLSIGADIYITYSVTVEQGKLGKKAAVTCKAYETTTALLLGSETGYSPERPSVTDAAVIEEAMNDAVGKVLSRVSGYWKEDLDRGRHFKLIFKITGKFNDTFALADAVEEALKGITTQAKQIAATEQTIDFAIRQNNVQTANEFFKELEKKLKTDKTFQGNGAKLRRLQVKDKLILMAIEK, via the coding sequence ATGCCGGCACCGTTAAATTTTTTTCGTTTTCGACCGTTGAACATTCGATCACTCTTCACAAAAATGCTGAGTGGCCTTTACATTGTGCTGCTTTCTGCATGTGCTTCAACAACAAGTTCTTTATTTTTTCCTCGGCCTATTCAGGCACAAATGCCGCGCTCAACCGAGGCCGTGTTTGTCGAGGTTTACGATGCTGCCAATGTAACCATTCGCGCAAAAGGAATTGGAAAGGATGTGGACGAAGCCACTGCAGATGCGCAAAAATGTGCGGTCTATTTTATGTTGTTCAAGGCGACGGATAGAATATTGCAAACGGCTGCTGAAGAAGATGCCTTTAAGGGTGTGCAGGATCAATTTTTTGGTACGGAGGCCCTCAATGCTTCAAATGCCATTGCTTGGACGGGTGAAGAGATTTTAAGCCGCGTGAAAATGTCGAACGGAAACATTCGAATTGAGCGGTTGGTGAGAATCAATACCGAAAATTTGAAGAAGTTTCTGGCATCCTTGGGTGCGGTGGCTTCGCAAAGCGATCTTACCGATTCGCAAAGTAATCCTTTCATTATGGTTTTACCGTCGGTTGCCAAAGGAGAAAGCCCAATTGACGCAATGGCGAAAAACCCACAGCTTAAAACGGCTGCAACCGTCATTGAATCATTTTTAACCAATCGCCGATATCAAGTTCGCGTGCCCGAGCAGCAAGATGCTGTATCGGACTTGGCGCGTGCCGTCGGTTCCGTTAAGGGCGTTGGAGAAGATATTACCTATCAATTGGTATTGAGCATCGGTGCCGATATTTATATCACTTATTCTGTAACGGTTGAGCAAGGGAAACTGGGTAAAAAAGCCGCGGTGACTTGCAAGGCCTACGAAACTACCACGGCATTACTTTTGGGCTCAGAAACCGGATACAGCCCGGAACGGCCTTCGGTTACTGATGCCGCCGTAATTGAAGAAGCAATGAATGACGCAGTTGGAAAAGTGCTTTCCCGCGTGAGTGGCTATTGGAAAGAAGATTTAGACCGCGGGCGGCACTTCAAGTTGATTTTCAAGATTACCGGTAAATTCAACGATACCTTTGCCTTAGCCGATGCGGTTGAAGAAGCGTTGAAAGGAATTACGACGCAAGCCAAGCAAATCGCTGCCACTGAGCAAACGATTGACTTCGCTATCCGCCAAAATAATGTTCAAACGGCTAATGAATTTTTTAAGGAACTTGAAAAGAAATTGAAAACGGACAAAACTTTTCAAGGCAATGGCGCAAAACTCCGCAGGCTGCAAGTCAAGGATAAATTGATTTTAATGGCGATTGAAAAGTAA
- a CDS encoding LPP20 family lipoprotein codes for MKRILQKTFSLLLTALVIHLSLSCASQTTALAPLQVVATAEAQVPPAWVSSGKDSRFPDDAYWLGVGSGRGGRALENARDQARNAIAKQLKMTVSSSTTLSEMSSSGTSGNFNITNLQERIQVVVDKMDLSLITQGDEFVSKVKGTTDVLMVLEKAAFMKKLRTELDEIVAGARTKISAAESNATSGNIASAVGQYIDALNAYEPFTPKQVFYNGIFPGNAYQAPQDASLAAIETGLGKLLSKVYLRKSAGDKQTGEVGRALEQPLRVKAVAVDAGKETPIRGVTVLFMNGEREVGSSVTDETGTASLIFLTTTEGTVSNRGKVTALIDFTELSNRLRQEAAKTTSVSFDYTAKVSPFTCDITVQGVGSDAAKVKLMKRMVAYFQKQGAVIKSGAPLVITATVTSTEAARVQSPNGELILQDVSALVSFANRASGEVVSSATVSAKGLDKSETVSVEKGMENLQFDSNAILEAILSAKGSR; via the coding sequence ATGAAACGGATTCTTCAAAAAACGTTTTCACTCCTTCTCACCGCATTGGTGATTCATTTATCACTTTCATGTGCCTCTCAAACAACCGCTTTAGCGCCGCTACAGGTGGTTGCAACGGCTGAAGCACAGGTGCCGCCGGCGTGGGTGAGCAGCGGGAAGGATTCGCGCTTTCCGGATGACGCCTATTGGCTGGGTGTCGGAAGCGGACGCGGCGGAAGAGCACTCGAAAATGCACGCGATCAAGCGCGAAACGCAATTGCCAAGCAACTGAAAATGACCGTTTCCTCTTCAACCACACTAAGTGAAATGTCATCTTCGGGCACTTCAGGAAATTTTAACATCACCAACCTTCAAGAGCGAATTCAAGTGGTGGTGGATAAAATGGATCTCAGCCTTATTACGCAAGGCGATGAATTCGTTTCGAAGGTCAAGGGCACGACTGATGTTCTAATGGTTTTGGAAAAAGCCGCATTCATGAAAAAGCTCAGAACCGAGCTTGATGAAATTGTCGCGGGAGCACGAACAAAAATTAGTGCAGCCGAAAGTAATGCGACAAGCGGAAATATTGCCTCTGCCGTTGGGCAGTATATCGATGCGCTTAATGCCTATGAGCCGTTCACGCCCAAACAGGTTTTTTATAACGGTATTTTTCCGGGGAACGCTTATCAAGCCCCGCAAGATGCTTCGCTTGCAGCCATTGAAACGGGTTTAGGGAAATTGCTCTCGAAGGTGTACTTAAGAAAATCCGCCGGCGATAAGCAAACGGGTGAAGTGGGCCGGGCCTTGGAGCAGCCGCTCAGGGTAAAGGCCGTTGCGGTAGATGCAGGAAAAGAGACGCCGATTCGCGGGGTGACGGTGCTCTTTATGAATGGTGAGCGAGAAGTCGGTTCAAGCGTGACCGATGAAACAGGAACTGCATCACTGATATTTTTGACCACCACCGAAGGCACGGTGAGCAACCGTGGCAAAGTAACGGCTCTGATTGATTTTACAGAACTTAGCAATCGGCTTCGGCAAGAAGCTGCAAAAACGACTTCCGTTTCGTTCGACTATACGGCAAAAGTTTCTCCCTTTACTTGCGATATCACGGTGCAAGGCGTGGGAAGTGATGCGGCTAAAGTCAAATTGATGAAACGAATGGTGGCGTATTTTCAAAAGCAAGGAGCGGTGATTAAATCGGGCGCGCCGTTGGTTATAACCGCAACGGTTACATCAACCGAAGCGGCTCGGGTTCAATCGCCAAATGGAGAGTTAATTTTGCAAGATGTTTCTGCTTTGGTGAGCTTTGCCAATCGCGCGAGTGGCGAGGTAGTGTCTTCGGCTACGGTTTCGGCGAAGGGGTTGGATAAATCGGAAACAGTTTCGGTTGAAAAAGGAATGGAAAATCTTCAGTTTGATAGCAACGCGATTCTTGAGGCAATTTTATCAGCGAAGGGTTCGCGGTAA
- a CDS encoding Hsp20/alpha crystallin family protein: MLVKFDNGNPFATIDRVFDEVLRDKFNTLVPHTISSFRVDISEDEKNVFLEAELPGIKKEDVKVSVEDNVLTIRAERKAETDNKTKNFRRTERFFGSFSRSFTLGENISTENIEATYTDGVLNLRLAKIEPVKNIKEVTIR; encoded by the coding sequence ATGTTAGTAAAATTTGATAACGGCAATCCGTTTGCTACAATCGACCGTGTCTTCGACGAAGTGCTTCGTGATAAATTCAATACACTCGTTCCACATACAATTTCTTCCTTCCGAGTCGATATTTCGGAAGATGAAAAAAATGTTTTCCTTGAAGCTGAACTACCCGGTATTAAAAAGGAAGATGTCAAGGTTAGTGTGGAAGATAATGTGTTAACCATCCGTGCAGAGCGAAAGGCTGAAACGGATAACAAAACCAAGAACTTCCGCCGAACTGAACGCTTCTTTGGTTCATTTTCACGAAGTTTCACCTTGGGTGAAAACATCTCTACGGAAAACATCGAGGCAACTTATACCGACGGGGTGTTAAATCTTCGCTTGGCCAAAATCGAGCCTGTTAAAAACATTAAAGAAGTAACGATTCGATAA
- a CDS encoding PP2C family protein-serine/threonine phosphatase translates to MTKNRSRLYLYFTLALGCELLLFTIDVVLYYAKSPYILSWLALFKDILAITVFAVIYSFSRDYFKSTSSIENNADGSGLWIEPVEILKKGTTYLLLMIVVLSLMSTVMSPATFSFEQAQETKVLVAGSLYAVIKSHIVSLSLATFLSFGLIALERLVLFRRLQNTKTNFLTTIGLLLLGALASLGTFPGEQPNIIAGILLGVGGAMMLTNIFRLSWIMPMSRRDKLRSIFLVISILVALGSLYGAFEAGIMLLAFSNSSAFFWFAISIFLGAYLSTAFLSLLFYLPTSEAIEKKAAEVRNLYAMSKFITDVFDEEKIYSSLVNYASESFGNGASVWFDIYQPYSLEAKLSPSKMNEERELASKLPTVQFQENQSGGGLFKTVSQQNIDLKTIHDFSKSSQFIWSGILAEKRPVRIDDVLLDKRLNPEASTKKSLALRLRSQLSQKSRGEIASMVSVPLIARSKIIGVLHVSKDVEYGFVKEDIELVTTFADQAAIAIDNSRLIRELIDKKRLEQELSVAQKIQLKLLPQSAILVPGFDIDGVSYPAYEVGGDYYDFAQLNEGTTVLDAGVVIADVSGKGTSAAFYMAEMKGIFQSLCRIYPDDPKSLLIRANEAITKGLDKGAFVSALYAVIRSSDNSVLVANAGHCPPAFVHSKGSGVLRMSGLALGLDKSNGCELFKRAVSEQRIFMKPGDVLVLYTDGVIEAVSRNGDQFGYENLLSTVEKSKEKSAFEIKGDIFHAVNAFTADGGSVNDDLTIVVIKLNA, encoded by the coding sequence ATGACCAAAAACCGTAGCCGTTTATATTTATACTTTACGCTTGCACTTGGCTGTGAGCTATTATTATTCACGATAGATGTGGTGCTTTACTATGCCAAAAGCCCCTACATTCTCTCGTGGCTTGCGCTCTTTAAAGATATTTTAGCGATAACCGTTTTTGCGGTTATCTATTCTTTCTCTCGCGATTACTTCAAATCCACATCTTCAATCGAAAACAATGCTGATGGCTCGGGCTTGTGGATTGAGCCGGTTGAAATTTTAAAGAAAGGGACAACCTATTTACTGCTCATGATTGTGGTGCTGAGTTTAATGAGCACCGTTATGTCTCCGGCAACATTTTCGTTTGAACAAGCGCAGGAGACCAAAGTTCTTGTAGCCGGGTCGCTTTACGCGGTAATTAAATCGCACATCGTTTCCCTTTCTTTAGCGACATTCCTTTCATTTGGACTGATTGCGCTAGAGCGCTTGGTTCTTTTTCGCCGTTTGCAAAACACCAAAACCAATTTTCTCACCACAATTGGTCTTCTATTGCTAGGGGCACTCGCTTCGCTTGGTACTTTTCCGGGAGAACAGCCAAATATTATTGCGGGCATTCTTTTAGGCGTTGGCGGGGCAATGATGCTAACGAATATTTTTCGATTGTCTTGGATTATGCCAATGAGCCGGCGAGATAAGCTGCGCTCTATTTTTTTAGTGATTTCTATTTTGGTTGCTTTAGGCTCCCTTTACGGCGCTTTTGAAGCAGGTATAATGCTGCTCGCTTTCAGCAATTCTTCTGCATTCTTTTGGTTTGCAATTTCGATTTTTTTGGGCGCTTACCTCTCAACGGCCTTTTTGAGTTTGCTTTTTTATTTACCAACCTCCGAAGCAATCGAGAAAAAGGCTGCAGAAGTTCGCAACCTTTATGCGATGAGCAAATTCATTACAGATGTTTTTGATGAAGAAAAAATTTATTCATCACTTGTCAATTACGCGAGCGAATCTTTCGGAAATGGGGCATCCGTATGGTTTGATATTTATCAACCTTATTCGCTTGAAGCAAAACTTTCTCCATCAAAAATGAATGAAGAGCGGGAATTGGCTTCGAAATTACCTACTGTTCAGTTTCAAGAAAATCAATCTGGCGGGGGATTGTTTAAGACGGTTTCACAACAGAATATTGATTTAAAAACGATTCACGATTTTTCTAAATCATCTCAATTTATTTGGAGTGGAATTTTAGCAGAAAAGCGTCCGGTCCGAATCGATGATGTATTGCTGGATAAGCGTTTAAACCCTGAAGCGTCAACCAAAAAGTCACTTGCGCTTCGATTGCGTTCGCAGCTTTCTCAAAAGTCCCGAGGTGAAATCGCTTCAATGGTGTCTGTGCCACTGATTGCCCGTAGCAAAATCATTGGTGTTTTACATGTTTCTAAAGATGTCGAATATGGTTTTGTCAAAGAAGACATCGAACTGGTGACAACCTTCGCCGATCAAGCCGCAATCGCAATTGATAACTCCCGATTGATTCGCGAGTTAATCGATAAAAAGCGGCTAGAGCAAGAACTTTCGGTGGCTCAAAAAATTCAATTAAAACTTCTCCCGCAATCGGCCATTTTAGTCCCGGGATTTGACATTGATGGCGTTTCATATCCAGCTTATGAGGTAGGGGGCGATTATTACGATTTTGCACAACTCAATGAAGGCACAACGGTTTTGGATGCCGGAGTCGTGATCGCAGATGTCTCGGGGAAGGGAACCTCAGCAGCCTTTTATATGGCGGAGATGAAAGGCATCTTTCAATCGCTCTGCCGCATTTATCCTGACGACCCCAAGTCACTACTTATTCGTGCCAATGAAGCCATTACCAAAGGACTTGATAAGGGGGCATTTGTAAGTGCTCTTTATGCCGTTATTCGTTCTAGCGATAACAGCGTGCTGGTGGCCAATGCAGGCCATTGCCCTCCTGCTTTTGTCCATAGCAAAGGCTCCGGGGTTTTACGGATGAGCGGCCTTGCTTTAGGGCTGGATAAGAGTAATGGCTGTGAACTCTTTAAGCGTGCTGTTTCTGAGCAACGCATTTTTATGAAACCGGGTGATGTGCTTGTTCTTTATACCGATGGCGTTATTGAAGCAGTTTCTCGTAATGGAGATCAATTTGGATATGAAAATTTGCTCTCGACAGTAGAAAAATCAAAAGAGAAAAGCGCTTTTGAAATTAAAGGGGATATCTTCCACGCCGTTAATGCCTTTACTGCCGATGGTGGCTCGGTCAATGACGATCTTACAATTGTGGTCATAAAACTGAATGCTTGA
- the dnaK gene encoding molecular chaperone DnaK, translated as MGKIIGIDLGTTNSCVAVMQGSEPVVIANSEGYRTTPSAVGFAKNGDRLVGQSAKRQAVTNPKNTVYSIKRFMGRALTEVTSEMKLVPYEVFSSDNSVKVRIGDKQYSPEEISAMILQKMKQTAEDFLGEKVTEAVITVPAYFNDAQRQATKDAGKIAGLEVKRILNEPTAAALAYGLDKKKASERVAVFDLGGGTFDVSILELGDGVFEVRSTDGDTHLGGDDFDQRLIDFLADEFKKQEGIDLRKDPMALQRLKEAAEKAKIELSSRTETEVNLPFITATQDGPKHLVVNVTRAKFEGLCADLFDRMLEPCKRALKNGKVDIDQLDEVVLVGGSTRIPKVQQMVKDFFKKEPNKSVNPDEVVAIGAAIQGGVLKGDITDVLLLDVTPLSLGIETLGGVMTKLIDSNTTVPTRKSETFSTASDSQTSVEIHVLQGERPMAVDNKTLGRFHLDGIPPAPRGVPQIEVTFDIDANGILSVSAKDKATAKEQKIRIEASGKLSDAEIQKMREDAKAHAEDDKKKKEEADIKNTADTLVFSTEKQLKELGDKLPTDAASGLQRALDELKDAQKTGSTTAIKAAVEKLNAEWSEASKKLYEGSANPMGASGPSEGGNGASQKGSAGKDGEVKNADFEVVDDK; from the coding sequence ATGGGTAAAATAATAGGAATTGATTTGGGAACAACCAACTCATGCGTAGCGGTAATGCAAGGCAGTGAGCCGGTTGTCATTGCAAATTCTGAGGGCTATCGAACAACGCCTTCGGCAGTTGGTTTTGCAAAAAATGGGGATCGCTTGGTTGGTCAGTCGGCAAAGCGTCAGGCAGTAACGAATCCAAAAAATACGGTTTATTCGATTAAGCGCTTTATGGGTCGTGCGCTTACAGAAGTTACGAGTGAAATGAAACTCGTGCCTTATGAAGTATTTTCGTCCGATAACAGCGTGAAAGTTCGAATCGGCGATAAGCAATATTCTCCAGAAGAAATTTCAGCAATGATCCTTCAAAAAATGAAGCAAACGGCTGAAGACTTCTTAGGCGAAAAAGTGACCGAAGCGGTGATTACCGTTCCGGCGTACTTTAACGACGCACAGCGCCAAGCCACAAAAGATGCAGGCAAAATTGCAGGGCTAGAAGTGAAGCGTATTCTTAACGAACCGACTGCAGCCGCATTGGCTTATGGTTTGGATAAAAAGAAAGCCAGCGAAAGAGTGGCCGTCTTTGACCTTGGTGGCGGAACCTTCGATGTCTCGATTCTTGAACTCGGCGACGGCGTCTTTGAAGTTCGCTCAACCGACGGCGATACGCATCTTGGTGGCGACGATTTCGATCAACGCTTAATCGATTTCCTTGCCGATGAATTCAAAAAGCAAGAAGGCATTGATTTACGTAAAGATCCAATGGCACTTCAACGCTTGAAAGAAGCTGCTGAAAAAGCAAAAATTGAACTTTCATCTCGCACTGAAACAGAAGTGAACCTTCCCTTCATTACCGCTACGCAGGATGGACCAAAGCACTTGGTGGTGAATGTAACACGCGCCAAATTTGAAGGGCTCTGCGCCGATCTCTTTGACCGTATGCTTGAGCCTTGCAAACGCGCCCTGAAGAATGGAAAAGTTGATATTGACCAATTGGATGAAGTGGTGCTTGTGGGCGGTTCAACCCGTATTCCGAAGGTTCAGCAAATGGTGAAGGATTTCTTCAAGAAAGAACCCAACAAGAGCGTCAATCCCGATGAAGTGGTGGCCATTGGTGCAGCCATTCAAGGCGGCGTACTCAAGGGTGATATTACCGATGTGCTTCTTTTGGATGTCACGCCGCTTTCGCTTGGTATTGAAACCTTGGGCGGTGTGATGACAAAACTCATTGATTCCAATACCACTGTTCCAACGCGGAAATCGGAAACGTTCTCAACGGCTTCTGATAGCCAAACCTCGGTGGAAATTCATGTGCTTCAAGGCGAACGCCCGATGGCCGTTGATAACAAAACGCTCGGTCGATTCCACTTGGATGGTATTCCGCCGGCACCGCGTGGCGTTCCGCAAATTGAAGTGACTTTCGATATCGATGCCAACGGTATTCTCTCCGTTTCTGCCAAAGATAAAGCCACAGCAAAAGAGCAGAAGATTCGCATTGAAGCGAGCGGCAAACTTTCGGATGCGGAAATTCAAAAAATGCGTGAAGATGCCAAGGCTCATGCCGAAGATGATAAGAAGAAAAAGGAAGAAGCGGATATCAAGAACACCGCCGATACACTTGTCTTTTCAACCGAAAAGCAACTCAAGGAATTGGGCGATAAACTTCCAACAGATGCTGCCTCGGGCTTGCAGCGTGCACTTGATGAATTGAAAGATGCACAAAAAACAGGCAGCACCACAGCTATAAAAGCTGCAGTTGAAAAACTAAACGCCGAGTGGAGCGAAGCCTCGAAGAAACTGTACGAAGGCTCTGCGAACCCGATGGGTGCTTCTGGCCCTAGCGAAGGTGGTAATGGCGCGTCGCAAAAAGGAAGTGCCGGTAAAGACGGCGAAGTAAAGAACGCTGATTTTGAAGTGGTTGATGATAAATAA
- the pscD gene encoding photosystem P840 reaction center protein PscD, giving the protein MPITRSGNVVHKLDKYFITQAKRGDRGKLKLTIASAAGYGRLSNTEEMKRKLQEGQLQVCVLSSNEDIAIRTEDTVKLNEERYNMDYDSRGVKWTVREMQVFVNPNNNELSVEVRGRVYTLDEFFK; this is encoded by the coding sequence ATGCCGATTACTCGTTCAGGAAATGTGGTGCATAAGTTGGATAAATACTTCATCACACAAGCCAAGCGCGGCGACCGCGGGAAACTGAAACTTACCATTGCCTCAGCCGCCGGTTATGGCAGGCTTTCAAACACCGAGGAAATGAAACGCAAATTACAAGAAGGCCAACTTCAAGTGTGTGTGCTTTCCTCAAATGAAGACATTGCGATTCGTACCGAAGACACGGTTAAACTCAATGAAGAACGCTATAATATGGATTATGATAGCCGTGGTGTCAAGTGGACCGTTCGCGAGATGCAGGTTTTTGTGAATCCAAATAACAACGAACTTTCCGTCGAAGTGCGTGGACGCGTTTACACGCTCGACGAATTTTTCAAGTAA